In Gordonia phthalatica, one genomic interval encodes:
- the panD gene encoding aspartate 1-decarboxylase: MFRTMMKSKIHRVTVTQADLHYVGSVTIDADLLDAADLMEGEQVCIVDINNGNRLETYVIAGERGTGVIGINGAAAHLVHPGDLVIIIAYGVMNEAELAEYSPHVVFVDADNRPITLGSDPADVPEGSGLKDPRVLATASV, translated from the coding sequence ATGTTTCGCACCATGATGAAGTCCAAGATCCACCGCGTCACCGTGACTCAGGCCGACCTGCACTACGTGGGATCGGTGACCATCGACGCCGACCTCCTCGACGCTGCCGATCTGATGGAGGGCGAGCAGGTCTGCATCGTCGACATCAACAACGGCAACCGCCTCGAGACCTACGTCATCGCGGGCGAGCGCGGCACCGGCGTCATCGGCATCAACGGTGCCGCAGCGCATCTGGTGCACCCCGGTGACCTGGTCATCATCATCGCGTACGGCGTCATGAACGAGGCTGAGCTCGCCGAGTACTCGCCGCACGTCGTCTTCGTCGACGCAGACAACCGCCCGATCACGCTCGGCAGCGACCCTGCCGACGTTCCTGAGGGCTCCGGTCTCAAGGACCCTCGCGTCCTCGCGACCGCATCGGTCTGA
- the panC gene encoding pantoate--beta-alanine ligase: MTVSTLYAPGTLTVHRHPDELHRVTKAMRAAGKRVGLVPTMGALHEGHLQLVKMAKLRCDVVIVSIFVNPLQFGAVEDLDAYPRTFEEDCALLEPLGVELVFAPTVSAMYPSGPRTTIHPGETGAILEGASRPTHFAGMLTVVNKLLNIVAPHAAYFGEKDYQQLVLINQMVRDLDMDVEIVGVPTVREADGLALSSRNRYLSAEERELATILSAALVAGTHAAAGGRDAIVAAARAVLDTEPRVRVDYLELYGRGLQEAPDHGDGRLLVAARVGPARLIDNVGVLIGIDLRDPEAVAGFTDNAFNSIAADDAAAQEEE, translated from the coding sequence ATGACCGTATCGACCCTCTACGCTCCCGGCACGCTGACCGTGCATCGGCACCCCGACGAGCTGCACCGCGTCACCAAGGCGATGCGGGCCGCGGGTAAGCGGGTCGGCCTGGTGCCGACCATGGGCGCACTGCACGAAGGTCACCTGCAGCTGGTGAAGATGGCTAAGCTGCGGTGTGACGTCGTCATCGTCTCGATCTTCGTCAACCCGTTGCAGTTCGGCGCGGTGGAGGATCTTGACGCATACCCGCGCACCTTCGAGGAGGATTGCGCCCTACTGGAGCCGCTCGGCGTGGAACTGGTCTTCGCGCCCACCGTTTCGGCGATGTACCCGTCCGGTCCGCGAACCACCATTCACCCGGGCGAGACCGGCGCGATCCTGGAAGGGGCGTCGCGCCCCACCCATTTCGCCGGGATGCTGACCGTCGTCAACAAGCTCCTGAACATCGTCGCGCCGCACGCCGCCTACTTCGGCGAGAAGGATTACCAGCAGCTGGTTCTCATCAACCAGATGGTCCGCGACCTCGACATGGACGTCGAGATCGTCGGAGTGCCGACTGTGCGCGAGGCCGACGGACTGGCGCTGTCGTCGCGCAACCGCTACCTCTCCGCCGAGGAGCGCGAACTCGCGACGATCCTGTCGGCCGCTCTGGTCGCAGGTACTCACGCCGCAGCGGGCGGACGCGACGCGATCGTGGCCGCGGCCCGCGCGGTGCTCGACACCGAACCGCGGGTCCGGGTGGACTACCTGGAGCTCTACGGACGAGGACTGCAGGAGGCGCCCGACCACGGTGATGGTCGCCTTCTGGTGGCCGCCCGCGTCGGACCGGCCCGACTCATCGACAACGTCGGCGTCCTCATCGGCATCGACCTCCGTGACCCCGAGGCCGTCGCAGGCTTCACAGACAACGCATTCAACTCGATCGCTGCGGACGACGCCGCAGCACAGGAAGAGGAGTAA
- a CDS encoding Rossmann-like and DUF2520 domain-containing protein, whose translation MAPARLRVGIVSAGRVGTALGEALASAGHQIVALTARSPHSLHRAATRLPQARVLDLPGVVAEAQLLLLAVPDTALPGVIDQVAAANPRPGTIVAHTAGAHGVEILEPLAELGLITLALHPAMTFVGTTDDTARLASSCFGITSADEIGDAIAASLVLETGGTPVRIAEADRTLYHAALAHGANNLIALITDAVAALDAAIAGPDGLGRATATVDGPDAGVAARILGPLVRASLENVLEMGPSALTGPVARDDAATVRRHLAALSALPDHDLVTGYRALSARAVAQSGAGRDLRELLEVCS comes from the coding sequence ATGGCTCCGGCACGTCTGCGTGTCGGCATCGTGTCGGCCGGTCGCGTCGGCACCGCGCTCGGCGAGGCGCTGGCCTCAGCGGGGCATCAGATCGTCGCGCTGACGGCGCGTTCCCCCCACTCTCTCCACCGTGCGGCCACTCGGCTGCCGCAGGCCCGCGTCCTTGATCTTCCCGGCGTCGTCGCCGAAGCCCAGCTGTTGCTGCTCGCGGTCCCCGACACCGCGCTTCCGGGCGTCATCGACCAGGTGGCCGCGGCGAATCCCCGTCCCGGAACCATCGTCGCGCACACCGCGGGAGCGCACGGCGTCGAGATCCTCGAACCGCTCGCAGAACTCGGTCTGATCACGCTCGCGCTGCACCCCGCCATGACCTTCGTCGGGACGACCGACGACACTGCGCGGTTGGCGTCGTCGTGCTTCGGCATCACGTCCGCCGATGAGATCGGCGACGCGATCGCCGCCTCGTTGGTCCTCGAGACCGGCGGCACGCCCGTTCGGATCGCCGAGGCAGACCGGACCCTGTACCACGCGGCCCTCGCGCACGGAGCCAACAATCTGATCGCGCTCATCACCGACGCCGTCGCCGCGCTCGACGCCGCGATCGCCGGACCGGATGGGCTGGGGCGGGCCACGGCCACGGTCGACGGTCCGGACGCCGGCGTCGCCGCCCGCATCCTCGGCCCGCTGGTGCGCGCCTCGTTGGAGAACGTCCTGGAGATGGGGCCGTCGGCCCTCACCGGACCGGTCGCCCGCGACGACGCGGCCACCGTCCGCCGTCACCTTGCGGCACTGTCCGCGCTGCCTGACCACGACCTGGTCACGGGCTATCGCGCGTTGTCGGCTCGTGCCGTTGCGCAGAGCGGCGCAGGCCGCGACCTACGAGAACTGTTGGAGGTCTGCTCATGA
- a CDS encoding DUF6779 domain-containing protein produces the protein MTSRNRSARTRSDEAASQRPSSAGQWLLGTLVVLALIASLLMIFGNDFSITATLAVIAALWAAVIGAVLVTKYRKQADVADARSKDLRLVYELQLEREIAARRQYESDVESAIRHEVAAESNVELEELKMQVLALRASLEHLLGKPLPDVRAAIGLDRPRELGSGLRGADYAQAVHDDRVVADRDFATTAPPVDSGRHVPEEPQDVEEVDPTQLTEIIPVVTDDPADYAAQALQGLADTEADDVEPVAEHEDEPTHEYVEPPRDPDTGAFERAAYGAQAYEPPPVPPQTGPIPVQEEAEPAERARRGTAPSDDGAHSAGLPASELLSQLRAAAGNGGGRSRRRRD, from the coding sequence ATGACCAGTAGGAACCGATCCGCCCGGACCCGATCCGACGAGGCCGCATCCCAACGACCCTCCTCGGCGGGGCAATGGCTGCTCGGGACTCTGGTGGTTCTGGCTCTGATCGCGAGCCTGCTGATGATCTTCGGCAACGATTTCTCGATCACCGCGACCCTCGCCGTGATCGCAGCACTGTGGGCCGCCGTCATCGGCGCCGTCCTCGTCACCAAGTACCGCAAGCAGGCCGACGTCGCCGACGCGCGGAGCAAGGACCTCCGCCTCGTCTACGAGCTGCAGCTGGAACGTGAGATCGCCGCCCGTCGCCAGTACGAGTCCGACGTCGAGTCGGCGATCCGCCACGAAGTGGCCGCCGAGTCGAACGTGGAGCTGGAAGAGCTCAAGATGCAGGTCCTCGCGCTGCGGGCCAGCCTGGAGCATCTGCTCGGCAAGCCGCTGCCCGACGTCCGCGCCGCCATCGGTCTAGACCGTCCGCGCGAGCTGGGATCGGGGCTGCGCGGCGCCGACTATGCGCAGGCTGTGCACGACGACCGCGTGGTCGCCGACCGCGACTTCGCCACCACCGCACCGCCCGTCGACTCCGGGCGGCATGTGCCGGAGGAACCGCAGGATGTCGAAGAAGTGGATCCGACGCAGCTCACCGAGATCATCCCCGTCGTCACCGACGACCCCGCAGACTATGCGGCGCAGGCGCTTCAGGGTCTCGCCGACACCGAGGCCGACGACGTCGAGCCGGTCGCTGAGCACGAGGACGAGCCGACCCACGAGTACGTGGAGCCGCCCCGCGACCCCGACACCGGCGCCTTCGAGCGCGCCGCTTACGGCGCTCAGGCCTACGAGCCGCCGCCCGTCCCGCCGCAGACCGGCCCGATCCCGGTCCAGGAAGAGGCCGAGCCCGCCGAACGAGCACGGCGCGGCACCGCGCCGAGCGATGACGGCGCCCATTCGGCCGGCCTGCCCGCCAGCGAACTGCTGAGCCAGCTCCGCGCGGCCGCAGGCAACGGCGGTGGTCGCAGCCGCCGTCGGCGCGACTGA
- a CDS encoding DUF3180 domain-containing protein: protein MTAPVPTGKPGPDDEHKLGPTRVRDLLAVAVVAALALWIVIRYNYGAFPSLPWLAGISLYAVAALEVVIGFVVRKRIADREIGSGSRQLHPINVARLVALAKASAILGAVAAGGWAGILVFLLQNLILDAARADRPGAIIGIVGGVLLAAAALWLEHCCRTPDDPMSDNADPAPDGSPTVA from the coding sequence GTGACGGCGCCCGTACCGACCGGGAAGCCCGGTCCCGACGACGAGCACAAGCTCGGCCCCACCCGGGTCCGCGACCTCCTCGCCGTCGCCGTGGTGGCGGCGCTCGCGCTGTGGATCGTCATCCGCTACAACTACGGCGCCTTCCCGAGCCTGCCGTGGCTCGCCGGGATCTCCCTCTACGCCGTCGCCGCACTCGAAGTGGTCATCGGTTTCGTCGTCCGCAAACGGATCGCCGACCGCGAGATCGGCTCTGGCAGCAGACAACTGCATCCGATCAATGTCGCGCGCCTCGTCGCCCTCGCAAAGGCGTCGGCGATCCTCGGTGCCGTCGCGGCGGGCGGATGGGCCGGCATCCTGGTCTTTCTGCTGCAGAACCTGATCCTCGACGCCGCGCGCGCCGACCGTCCGGGCGCGATCATCGGCATCGTCGGCGGTGTCCTCCTCGCGGCCGCGGCGCTCTGGTTGGAGCACTGCTGCCGCACGCCCGATGATCCGATGTCCGACAATGCCGACCCAGCCCCGGACGGGTCGCCGACGGTCGCCTGA
- the folK gene encoding 2-amino-4-hydroxy-6-hydroxymethyldihydropteridine diphosphokinase: MTTRVVLSAGSNIGDSRAHLRTVVDALGDDLRAVSDVHVTPPWGGVEQDDFANITLIADGDRTPREWLEFCWELERAADRVREIRWGPRTLDVDVVSVEADGEPVVSDDEALTLPHPRARDRAFVLVPWLQIDSDAQLWTPDGVRPVADLVAALDPAEVAGVHSTGEQP; the protein is encoded by the coding sequence ATGACGACCCGGGTGGTGCTGTCCGCGGGCTCGAACATCGGCGACAGCCGCGCGCACCTGCGGACCGTCGTCGACGCCCTCGGCGACGACCTCCGCGCAGTGTCCGACGTGCACGTGACGCCCCCGTGGGGCGGCGTGGAACAGGACGACTTCGCGAACATCACCCTCATCGCCGACGGCGATCGCACACCCCGCGAATGGCTGGAGTTCTGCTGGGAACTGGAGCGCGCCGCCGACCGCGTCCGCGAGATCCGCTGGGGGCCGCGGACCCTCGACGTCGACGTCGTGTCCGTCGAGGCTGACGGTGAGCCGGTGGTGTCCGACGACGAGGCGCTGACCCTGCCGCACCCGCGGGCCCGCGACCGCGCCTTCGTGCTGGTCCCGTGGCTCCAAATAGATTCCGACGCGCAGTTGTGGACGCCCGACGGCGTGCGGCCGGTCGCCGATCTGGTCGCTGCGCTCGATCCCGCCGAGGTGGCGGGCGTGCACAGCACCGGGGAGCAGCCGTGA
- the folB gene encoding dihydroneopterin aldolase — protein MADRIELRGLRVRGNHGVFDHERRDGQDFLIDITLWLDLQQAAASDDLADTVDYGALAQTAHDIVAGTPRNLIETVGAEIADAIMVDERISAVEVTVHKPSAPIPLAFDDVAVVTRRSLKTPSIAVAREGLTP, from the coding sequence ATGGCTGACCGGATCGAGCTGCGCGGCCTGCGCGTCCGCGGCAACCACGGGGTGTTCGACCACGAGCGCCGCGACGGCCAGGACTTCCTCATCGACATCACCCTGTGGCTCGACCTGCAGCAGGCCGCGGCGAGCGACGACCTTGCCGACACCGTCGACTACGGCGCCCTCGCGCAGACCGCGCACGATATCGTCGCCGGGACGCCGCGCAATCTGATCGAGACGGTCGGCGCGGAGATCGCCGACGCGATCATGGTCGACGAACGGATCTCGGCCGTCGAGGTGACCGTCCACAAGCCGTCCGCGCCGATCCCCCTCGCCTTCGACGACGTCGCCGTCGTCACCCGGCGATCGCTGAAGACCCCGTCCATCGCGGTGGCACGAGAGGGTCTGACGCCATGA
- the folP gene encoding dihydropteroate synthase: MGVLNVTADSFSDGGRFLRTDKAVEHGLELLAAGADIIDVGGESTRPGAVRVDPATESARVLPVIRELVAAGARISVDTMRAAVAADALAAGAAIINDVSGGRADADMGRVLADAGVPWILMHWRPAGSGPTGDRHFTHRVDDAGGYRDVVAEVSGELLGQVDAAVAAGVDPDQIVLDPGLGFAKTADHNWALLHALPTLVGLGFPVLIGASRKRFLGTLLAADGVDRPPAGREVATAAISALSAAGGAWGVRVHDVASSRDAIEVATAWRGGGRRGREHG; encoded by the coding sequence ATGGGGGTGCTCAACGTGACGGCCGACTCGTTCTCCGACGGCGGCCGCTTCCTGCGGACCGACAAGGCTGTCGAGCACGGCCTGGAACTGCTCGCCGCGGGCGCCGACATCATCGACGTCGGTGGCGAGTCCACGCGGCCGGGCGCCGTCCGGGTGGACCCGGCGACCGAATCGGCGCGCGTCCTTCCGGTGATCCGCGAGCTCGTCGCCGCGGGAGCCAGGATCTCCGTCGACACCATGCGCGCGGCCGTCGCCGCCGATGCGCTCGCCGCGGGCGCCGCGATCATCAACGACGTCTCCGGCGGTCGTGCCGACGCCGACATGGGTCGCGTTCTCGCCGACGCGGGCGTGCCGTGGATCCTGATGCACTGGCGTCCGGCGGGCAGCGGTCCCACCGGCGACAGGCACTTCACCCACCGCGTCGACGACGCAGGCGGCTACCGCGACGTGGTGGCCGAGGTCTCGGGCGAGCTGCTCGGCCAGGTGGACGCCGCCGTCGCTGCCGGCGTGGACCCCGACCAGATCGTCCTGGACCCCGGTCTCGGGTTCGCGAAGACCGCCGACCACAACTGGGCGCTGCTGCACGCGCTGCCGACCCTCGTCGGCCTCGGCTTCCCCGTGCTCATCGGCGCGTCCCGCAAACGTTTCCTCGGTACGCTGCTGGCGGCCGACGGCGTCGATCGACCGCCGGCCGGTCGCGAGGTCGCCACCGCGGCGATCTCCGCGCTGTCCGCGGCGGGCGGCGCCTGGGGCGTTCGAGTGCACGACGTCGCATCCAGTCGCGACGCGATCGAGGTGGCCACCGCCTGGCGGGGCGGCGGCAGGAGAGGCAGAGAACATGGCTGA
- the folE gene encoding GTP cyclohydrolase I FolE: MTTDHAVDALAVPDTAETKVFDQERAEAAVRELLLAVGEDPDRPGLQRTPHRVAKAYAEMFAGLYCDPDEVLATVFDENHEELVLVKDIPMYSTCEHHLVSFHGVAHVGYIPGPTGQVTGLSKLARVVDLYAKRPQVQERLTSQIADALVRKLNPRGVIVVIEAEHLCMAMRGIRKPGARTTTSAVRGLFKTSAVSRGEALDLITR; encoded by the coding sequence ATGACGACGGACCACGCAGTGGACGCATTGGCAGTTCCGGACACCGCTGAGACCAAGGTGTTCGACCAGGAGCGTGCCGAGGCCGCCGTGCGCGAGCTGCTGTTGGCGGTGGGCGAGGACCCCGACCGCCCCGGCCTGCAGCGCACCCCGCATCGCGTCGCGAAGGCCTACGCGGAGATGTTCGCCGGCCTGTACTGCGATCCCGACGAGGTGCTCGCCACCGTCTTCGACGAGAACCACGAAGAGCTGGTGCTGGTCAAGGACATCCCGATGTACTCCACGTGCGAGCACCACCTCGTCTCATTCCACGGCGTCGCCCACGTCGGCTACATCCCCGGCCCCACCGGCCAGGTGACGGGCCTGTCGAAGCTGGCGCGCGTCGTCGACCTGTACGCGAAGCGCCCGCAGGTGCAGGAACGTCTCACCAGCCAGATCGCCGACGCCCTGGTCCGCAAGCTCAACCCGCGCGGTGTCATCGTCGTCATCGAGGCCGAGCACCTGTGCATGGCGATGCGCGGCATCCGCAAGCCGGGCGCCCGCACCACCACGTCCGCGGTGCGCGGTCTGTTCAAGACCAGTGCGGTCTCCCGCGGCGAAGCGCTGGACCTGATCACCCGGTGA
- the ftsH gene encoding ATP-dependent zinc metalloprotease FtsH, whose translation MNRKTLFRNLAIVAVILFAIWGFSMLRNSDREYTDVDTSVAMTQLDKKNVKSVQIDDREQRLRVELKTPIKQGDSEASKIQTQYPAQVSSRIFDAVTKTGAEYQTNVTKDSGIWQSILVFILPMIILFGLFLFVMSRMQGGRGGVMGFGKSKAKQLTKDMPKTTFQDVAGADEAVEELDEIRDFLQNPARYQALGAKIPKGVLLYGPPGTGKTLLARAVAGEAGVPFFTISGSDFVEMFVGVGASRVRDLFEQAKQNSPCIIFVDEIDAVGRQRGAGMGGGHDEREQTLNQLLVEMDGFGDRSGVIVMAATNRPDILDPALLRPGRFDRQIPVSNPDIAGRKAILGVHAKGKPIAPDADLDGLAKRTPGMSGADLANVINEAALLTARENKTVINGEALEEAVDRVIGGPRRKSRVISEHEKKVVAYHESGHTLAAWAMPDLDPIYKVTILARGRTGGHALAVPEQDKDVMTRSEMIARLVMAMGGRAAEELVFHEPTTGASSDIDQATKIARAMVTEYGMSAKLGAVRYGQEQGDPFLGRGMGSTPEYSSGVAAEIDEEVRNLIEAAHTEAWAILNQYRDVLDVLAGQLLEKETLIRKDLEVILEEVTKRPRITKFDVFGERTPSSKPPIKTPGELAKERGEPWPPVEEPVPVPAPTAPTTGQQAYGQPANGAPAQYGQPQYGQQPVYGQPYGQQPQHGQPQYGEPQHAAPQYGDPQYGQYGQPQYGAPQHGAPGEQNGGAPTGGQQTHGTRPDYGAPRDWSAPGWPPADPPRDGQ comes from the coding sequence ATGAATCGCAAGACACTGTTCCGGAATCTGGCCATCGTGGCCGTCATTCTGTTCGCGATCTGGGGTTTCTCGATGCTCCGGAACTCCGACCGCGAGTACACGGACGTCGACACGTCGGTGGCGATGACCCAGTTGGACAAGAAGAACGTGAAGTCGGTCCAGATCGACGATCGCGAGCAGCGCCTGCGGGTGGAGCTCAAGACGCCGATCAAGCAGGGTGACTCCGAAGCCAGCAAGATTCAGACCCAGTACCCGGCGCAGGTGTCCAGTCGGATCTTCGACGCGGTCACCAAGACCGGCGCCGAGTACCAGACCAACGTCACCAAGGACTCGGGGATCTGGCAGTCGATCCTGGTCTTCATCCTCCCGATGATCATCCTGTTCGGCCTGTTCCTGTTCGTGATGAGCCGCATGCAGGGCGGTCGCGGCGGAGTGATGGGCTTCGGCAAGTCGAAGGCCAAGCAGCTCACCAAGGACATGCCCAAGACGACGTTCCAGGACGTCGCCGGCGCGGATGAGGCCGTCGAGGAGCTCGACGAGATCCGTGACTTCCTGCAGAACCCGGCGCGCTATCAGGCGCTCGGCGCCAAGATCCCGAAGGGCGTGCTGCTGTACGGCCCGCCCGGAACCGGTAAGACGCTGCTGGCACGCGCCGTCGCCGGCGAGGCCGGCGTCCCGTTCTTCACCATCTCCGGCTCGGACTTCGTCGAGATGTTCGTCGGTGTGGGCGCCTCCCGCGTCCGCGACCTGTTCGAGCAGGCCAAGCAGAACAGCCCCTGCATCATCTTCGTCGACGAGATCGACGCCGTCGGCCGCCAGCGCGGCGCGGGCATGGGCGGCGGTCACGACGAGCGCGAGCAGACGCTGAACCAGCTGCTGGTGGAGATGGACGGCTTCGGCGACCGCTCCGGCGTCATCGTGATGGCCGCGACCAACCGCCCCGACATCCTGGATCCGGCGCTGCTGCGTCCGGGCCGCTTCGACCGGCAGATCCCGGTTTCGAATCCCGACATCGCGGGTCGCAAGGCGATCCTCGGCGTGCACGCCAAGGGCAAGCCGATCGCGCCCGACGCCGACCTCGACGGCCTGGCCAAGCGCACGCCCGGCATGTCCGGTGCGGACCTCGCGAACGTCATCAACGAGGCCGCCCTGCTCACCGCGCGTGAGAACAAGACCGTGATCAACGGCGAGGCCCTGGAAGAGGCCGTCGACCGCGTGATCGGCGGGCCCCGTCGCAAGAGCCGCGTCATCAGCGAGCACGAGAAGAAGGTCGTCGCCTACCACGAGAGCGGTCACACGCTCGCCGCGTGGGCGATGCCCGACCTGGACCCGATCTACAAGGTGACGATCCTGGCCCGCGGCCGGACCGGCGGCCATGCGCTCGCCGTGCCCGAGCAGGACAAGGACGTCATGACGCGGTCGGAGATGATCGCGCGCCTGGTGATGGCGATGGGAGGTCGTGCCGCCGAGGAGCTCGTGTTCCACGAGCCGACCACCGGCGCCAGCTCCGACATCGATCAGGCCACCAAGATCGCGCGCGCCATGGTCACCGAGTACGGCATGAGCGCCAAGCTCGGCGCCGTCCGCTACGGCCAGGAGCAGGGCGACCCGTTCCTGGGCCGCGGCATGGGCTCCACTCCGGAGTACTCCAGCGGCGTCGCCGCGGAGATCGACGAAGAGGTCCGCAACCTGATCGAGGCCGCGCACACCGAGGCGTGGGCCATCCTCAACCAGTACCGCGACGTGCTCGACGTCCTCGCCGGTCAGCTCCTGGAGAAGGAGACGCTGATCCGCAAGGATCTGGAGGTGATCCTCGAAGAGGTCACCAAGCGTCCGCGCATCACGAAGTTCGACGTCTTCGGCGAGCGCACGCCCAGCAGCAAGCCGCCGATCAAGACGCCCGGCGAGCTCGCGAAGGAACGCGGCGAACCGTGGCCTCCGGTCGAGGAGCCGGTCCCGGTGCCCGCGCCGACCGCTCCGACCACCGGTCAGCAGGCCTACGGCCAGCCCGCGAACGGCGCCCCCGCGCAGTACGGTCAGCCGCAATACGGGCAGCAGCCGGTGTACGGCCAGCCCTACGGTCAGCAGCCCCAGCACGGGCAGCCCCAGTACGGCGAACCTCAGCATGCCGCTCCGCAGTACGGGGATCCGCAATACGGACAGTACGGTCAGCCGCAGTACGGTGCTCCGCAGCACGGAGCGCCGGGGGAGCAGAATGGTGGCGCGCCGACGGGCGGGCAGCAGACTCACGGCACCCGACCGGATTACGGTGCTCCGCGCGACTGGTCGGCCCCCGGGTGGCCGCCCGCAGACCCGCCGCGCGACGGTCAGTGA
- the hpt gene encoding hypoxanthine phosphoribosyltransferase: protein MERDDCYGDDIEEVLITQEQIQARTVEMAHAVSERYKDAPEDVVLIGVLKGAVMFMTDFARALSIPSQLEFMAVSSYGSSTSSSGVVRILKDLDRDITNRDVLIVEDIIDSGLTLSWLIKNLATRSPRSLEVVTLLRKPDAVRATLEVADVGFDIPNEFVVGYGLDFAERYRDLPYVGRLHPSVYSD, encoded by the coding sequence GTGGAGCGCGACGATTGCTATGGCGATGACATCGAAGAAGTCCTGATCACTCAGGAACAGATTCAGGCGCGGACGGTCGAGATGGCCCATGCGGTGAGCGAGCGGTACAAGGACGCACCCGAGGACGTCGTCCTCATCGGCGTCCTCAAGGGCGCGGTCATGTTCATGACCGACTTCGCTCGCGCCCTCTCGATCCCGTCGCAACTCGAGTTCATGGCGGTCTCCAGCTACGGCTCGTCGACGTCGTCGTCGGGCGTCGTCCGGATCCTCAAGGACCTCGACCGCGACATCACCAATCGCGACGTCCTCATCGTCGAGGACATCATCGACTCGGGGCTGACCCTCTCGTGGCTCATCAAGAACCTCGCGACGCGCTCGCCGCGCTCGCTGGAGGTCGTGACCCTCCTGCGCAAGCCGGACGCCGTCCGCGCGACCCTCGAGGTGGCTGATGTGGGCTTCGACATCCCGAATGAGTTCGTCGTCGGCTACGGCCTCGACTTCGCCGAGCGGTACCGCGATCTGCCGTACGTGGGCCGCCTGCACCCGTCGGTCTACTCCGACTGA
- the tilS gene encoding tRNA lysidine(34) synthetase TilS, with amino-acid sequence MDRASSLTPESAAAQRAVIGAVRAFAARYAPADRVCVGLSGGADSLALTAGALRAGLDVHAVVVDHRLQDGSGEVAQRAADIARRLGATAEVCAVTVDGPGGTEAAARRVRYGALDDARSSRPVLLGHTLDDQAETVLLGLGRGSGARSLAGMRAWSRPWGRPLLGIRRAQTRAACEGWGLRVWDDPHNDDPRFTRVRVRSEVLPLLDDVLGGGVTEALARTALQLQDDLDALDDPADDLLADCAYGRVLDLEPLDDVPAALRTRVLRAWLLSIGAPEPSYRTVSAVDALVTDWHGQGSVAVGGDERARLVVTRRARELRAGRESR; translated from the coding sequence ATGGATCGAGCGAGTTCTCTGACACCCGAGTCCGCGGCGGCCCAGCGCGCGGTGATCGGCGCGGTCCGGGCGTTCGCCGCCCGGTACGCGCCGGCCGACCGGGTCTGCGTCGGCCTCTCCGGCGGCGCCGACTCCCTGGCGTTGACGGCTGGCGCCCTCCGCGCGGGCCTGGACGTGCACGCGGTGGTGGTGGACCACCGTCTGCAGGACGGGTCGGGCGAGGTGGCTCAGCGCGCCGCCGACATCGCACGACGGCTCGGTGCCACCGCCGAGGTCTGCGCGGTGACCGTCGACGGCCCCGGCGGCACCGAGGCGGCAGCACGCCGCGTCCGGTACGGGGCGCTCGACGATGCGCGCAGCTCGCGGCCGGTCCTGCTCGGGCACACTCTCGACGACCAGGCCGAGACTGTCCTGCTGGGCCTCGGTCGCGGTTCCGGTGCCCGGTCGCTGGCCGGGATGCGTGCGTGGTCGCGGCCGTGGGGGCGACCGCTGCTCGGTATCCGACGGGCGCAGACCCGCGCGGCGTGCGAGGGGTGGGGACTGCGGGTCTGGGACGACCCGCACAACGACGACCCGCGCTTCACCCGCGTCCGGGTCCGCTCCGAGGTGCTGCCGCTGCTCGACGACGTCCTCGGCGGCGGCGTGACAGAAGCTCTGGCGCGGACCGCTCTGCAGCTGCAGGACGATCTCGACGCCCTCGACGATCCTGCCGACGATCTCCTCGCCGACTGCGCATACGGCCGCGTACTGGATCTGGAGCCGCTCGACGACGTCCCCGCAGCCCTGCGCACCCGCGTGCTGCGCGCCTGGCTGCTCTCGATCGGAGCGCCGGAGCCGTCGTACCGCACGGTGTCGGCGGTCGACGCCCTCGTCACCGACTGGCACGGACAGGGTTCCGTCGCCGTCGGCGGAGACGAACGAGCCCGCCTCGTCGTGACGAGGCGGGCTCGGGAGCTTCGCGCGGGGCGCGAGTCGCGCTGA